From the Serratia nematodiphila DZ0503SBS1 genome, one window contains:
- the bioH gene encoding pimeloyl-ACP methyl ester esterase BioH: MTALYWQTIGEGERDLVLLHGWGLNAEVWSCIQARLTPHFRLHLVDLPGYGRSQGVGALSLEQMTDIVLAAAPPQAWWLGWSLGGLVASQAALMQPGRVKGLITVASSPCFAARDAWPGIRPDVLSGFQHQLSLDFQRTVERFLALQTLGTESARQDARQLKAVVLNQPTPSVEVLNGGLEILRTADLRAPLAELNLPLLRIYGYLDGLVPRKVAELLDAAWPNSASQIVAKAAHAPFISHPDEFVTMIEAFIAAH, encoded by the coding sequence ATGACAGCGCTGTACTGGCAAACAATAGGCGAAGGCGAACGCGATCTTGTGCTGCTGCACGGCTGGGGATTGAACGCCGAAGTATGGAGTTGCATCCAGGCGCGACTGACGCCGCATTTTCGCCTGCATCTGGTCGATCTGCCGGGATACGGCCGCAGCCAGGGGGTCGGCGCCCTGTCGCTGGAGCAGATGACGGATATCGTGCTGGCGGCCGCCCCGCCGCAGGCCTGGTGGCTTGGCTGGTCGCTCGGCGGGCTGGTGGCCAGCCAGGCGGCGCTGATGCAGCCCGGGCGGGTCAAGGGGCTTATCACCGTGGCCTCCTCGCCATGTTTTGCCGCTCGTGATGCGTGGCCGGGGATCCGCCCGGACGTGCTGAGCGGTTTCCAGCATCAGCTGAGCCTGGATTTCCAGCGCACCGTCGAGCGCTTTCTGGCGCTGCAAACGCTGGGTACCGAGAGCGCGCGTCAGGATGCGCGCCAGCTGAAAGCGGTGGTGCTTAACCAGCCGACGCCGAGCGTCGAGGTGTTGAACGGCGGGCTGGAGATCCTGCGCACCGCCGATCTGCGCGCGCCGCTGGCGGAGTTGAATTTGCCGCTGCTGCGGATCTACGGTTATCTGGACGGGTTAGTGCCGCGCAAGGTCGCCGAGCTGCTCGATGCCGCCTGGCCGAATTCTGCGTCGCAGATCGTGGCCAAAGCCGCCCATGCGCCGTTTATCTCTCATCCCGATGAATTTGTGACGATGATCGAAGCGTTTATTGCAGCACATTGA
- a CDS encoding YdgH/BhsA/McbA-like domain containing protein, translated as MKSLKMIIAAAVLGSVSFGSMAATLLTKEDLDKNPGKYEKIGTVTTTAETTSPMDAKEELSKLADEKGGQYYVILAGREHGKFSAIAEVYKDKQ; from the coding sequence ATGAAATCATTGAAGATGATTATTGCAGCGGCAGTGCTGGGTTCGGTGTCTTTCGGCTCCATGGCGGCAACCCTGCTGACCAAGGAAGATCTGGATAAGAACCCGGGTAAATACGAGAAGATCGGCACCGTCACCACGACGGCGGAAACCACGTCACCGATGGACGCCAAGGAAGAGCTGTCCAAACTGGCTGACGAAAAGGGCGGTCAATACTACGTGATCCTGGCAGGCCGCGAACACGGTAAATTCAGCGCCATCGCCGAAGTTTACAAAGACAAACAATAA
- a CDS encoding FeoC-like transcriptional regulator: MAGLLQLRDALALRGSAQAQQLSQSLATPLPLVQAMLDRLTAMGKVERIEQDDGACLSGGCKSCPQSQGCSTVFYRLKA; encoded by the coding sequence ATGGCCGGGCTGCTGCAGTTGCGCGATGCGCTGGCGCTGCGCGGCAGCGCCCAGGCGCAGCAGCTCAGCCAATCGCTGGCGACGCCGCTGCCACTGGTGCAGGCGATGCTGGATCGTTTGACGGCGATGGGGAAAGTGGAGCGCATCGAACAGGATGACGGCGCCTGTTTGAGCGGCGGCTGCAAAAGCTGCCCGCAGAGCCAGGGGTGCAGCACGGTGTTCTATCGACTGAAAGCCTGA
- the feoB gene encoding Fe(2+) transporter permease subunit FeoB → MKKLTIGLIGNPNSGKTTLFNQLTGARQRVGNWAGVTVERKEGHFTTPQSDVRLVDLPGTYSLTTISEQTSLDEQIACHYILSGDADLLINVVDASNLERNLYLTLQLLELGIPCIVALNMLDIAKSQHIDIDVAALSARLGCPVVPMISTRADGIGVLKQMIDNHRINEQQALVNYPPLLLKAVATLSDAMPQTLPAVQRRWLALQMLEGDIYSHRLAGPAVALLPAAIQALQQQQQEDPALVIADARYQSIATLSDAVSNSQQAMPNRLTDMLDKVILNRWLGVPIFLLVMYLMFLLAINIGGALQPIFDIGSAAIFIQGIQWLGYTLHFPDWLTVFLAQGVGGGINTVLPLVPQIGMMYLFLSFLEDSGYMARAAFVMDRLMQALGLPGKSFVPLIVGFGCNVPSIMGARTLDAQRERLITIMMAPFMSCGARLAIFAVFAAAFFGQDGAGVVFSLYMLGIAVAILTGLVLKYTLMRGEASPFVMELPVYHVPHLKSLLLQTWQRLKGFVLRAGKVIVVASIFIGGLNSFSFSGKTVDNINDSALATVSKVLTPLLQPMGVHRDNWQATVGLVTGAMAKEVVVGTLNTLYTAEHINKEAFDAANFNLLDELGGALQETWDGLKNTFSLSVLSNPIEASKGDGEMGVGSMGVMSSKFGSGISAYSYLIFVLLYVPCVSVMGAIARESSRGWMTFSILWGLNVAYSLATLFYQAATFNQHPQYSLTAILAVVLVNLLVLFGLRRARSRVTVRLGNATPAACCQGAKGSCH, encoded by the coding sequence ATGAAAAAACTCACCATCGGCTTAATCGGTAACCCGAACTCCGGCAAAACCACGCTGTTCAACCAGCTGACCGGCGCACGCCAACGGGTCGGCAACTGGGCGGGCGTGACGGTCGAACGCAAAGAAGGCCATTTCACTACCCCGCAGTCCGACGTGCGGCTGGTCGATTTGCCCGGCACCTACTCCCTGACCACCATTTCAGAGCAAACCTCGCTCGATGAGCAGATCGCCTGCCACTACATTTTGAGCGGCGACGCCGATCTGCTAATCAACGTGGTCGACGCCTCCAACCTGGAGCGCAATCTCTACCTGACGCTGCAGCTGCTGGAGCTGGGCATTCCCTGCATCGTGGCGCTGAACATGCTCGACATCGCCAAAAGCCAGCATATCGATATCGACGTCGCCGCGCTGTCGGCGCGCCTCGGCTGCCCGGTAGTGCCGATGATCTCCACCCGCGCCGACGGTATCGGCGTGCTGAAACAGATGATCGACAATCATCGCATCAACGAACAGCAGGCGCTGGTGAACTACCCGCCGTTGCTGCTGAAAGCGGTCGCCACGCTGAGCGACGCCATGCCGCAAACGCTGCCGGCGGTGCAACGCCGCTGGCTGGCATTGCAGATGCTGGAAGGCGACATCTACAGCCACCGGCTGGCCGGTCCCGCCGTCGCGCTGTTGCCTGCGGCCATTCAGGCGTTGCAACAGCAGCAGCAAGAAGACCCGGCGCTGGTGATCGCCGACGCGCGCTACCAGTCTATCGCCACCCTGAGCGACGCGGTCAGCAACTCGCAGCAGGCGATGCCCAACCGCCTGACCGACATGCTGGATAAAGTGATCCTCAACCGCTGGCTGGGCGTACCGATCTTCCTGTTGGTGATGTACCTGATGTTCCTGCTGGCGATCAACATCGGCGGCGCGCTGCAGCCGATCTTCGATATCGGCTCGGCGGCGATCTTCATTCAGGGCATTCAGTGGCTCGGCTACACCCTGCACTTCCCCGACTGGCTGACCGTTTTCCTGGCGCAGGGCGTCGGCGGCGGCATCAACACCGTGCTGCCGCTGGTGCCGCAGATCGGCATGATGTACCTGTTCCTGTCGTTCCTGGAAGACTCCGGCTACATGGCGCGTGCGGCGTTCGTGATGGATCGCCTGATGCAGGCACTCGGGCTGCCGGGCAAATCCTTTGTGCCGCTGATCGTCGGTTTCGGCTGCAACGTGCCGTCCATCATGGGCGCCCGTACGCTGGACGCCCAACGCGAGCGCCTGATCACCATCATGATGGCGCCGTTCATGTCCTGCGGTGCCCGGCTGGCGATCTTCGCGGTGTTCGCCGCCGCCTTCTTTGGCCAGGACGGCGCAGGGGTGGTGTTCTCGTTGTACATGCTCGGCATCGCGGTAGCGATCCTCACCGGCCTGGTACTCAAATACACCCTCATGCGCGGCGAAGCCTCGCCGTTCGTGATGGAGCTGCCGGTTTACCACGTGCCGCACCTGAAAAGCCTGCTGCTGCAAACCTGGCAGCGGTTGAAAGGGTTCGTGTTGCGCGCCGGTAAGGTGATCGTGGTGGCCAGCATATTCATCGGCGGCCTGAACAGCTTCTCGTTCAGCGGCAAAACGGTCGACAACATCAACGACTCCGCGCTGGCCACGGTTTCCAAGGTGCTGACGCCGTTGCTGCAGCCGATGGGCGTCCACCGCGATAACTGGCAGGCCACCGTCGGCCTGGTGACCGGCGCGATGGCGAAAGAAGTGGTGGTCGGCACGCTGAATACGCTGTATACCGCCGAGCACATCAACAAAGAGGCGTTCGACGCCGCCAACTTCAACCTGCTCGATGAGCTGGGCGGCGCGCTGCAGGAAACCTGGGACGGCCTGAAAAACACCTTCAGCCTGAGCGTGCTGTCCAACCCGATCGAAGCCAGCAAGGGCGACGGCGAGATGGGCGTCGGCTCGATGGGCGTGATGAGCAGCAAATTCGGCTCCGGCATCTCCGCCTACAGCTATCTGATCTTCGTGCTGCTGTATGTGCCCTGCGTCTCGGTGATGGGCGCCATCGCCCGCGAATCAAGCCGCGGCTGGATGACATTCTCCATCCTGTGGGGGCTGAATGTGGCCTACTCGCTGGCGACGCTGTTCTACCAAGCGGCGACCTTCAACCAACACCCGCAGTACAGCCTGACGGCGATCCTGGCGGTGGTGCTGGTGAATCTGCTGGTGCTGTTCGGCCTGCGCCGGGCGCGCAGCCGCGTCACGGTTCGCCTGGGCAACGCCACGCCGGCGGCCTGTTGTCAGGGCGCCAAAGGGAGCTGTCACTGA
- the feoA gene encoding ferrous iron transporter A, which translates to MQLQPKHTYKIVGFSGEIAPAYRQKLLSLGMLPGSSFDVVRVAPLGDPIEIKTRRVSLVLRRKDLALLQLDGQS; encoded by the coding sequence ATGCAGCTTCAACCTAAACACACATATAAGATTGTCGGCTTTTCCGGTGAAATTGCGCCGGCCTACCGCCAGAAACTGTTATCGCTCGGCATGCTGCCCGGCTCTTCGTTCGACGTGGTGCGCGTCGCGCCGTTGGGCGATCCGATAGAAATAAAAACTCGCCGCGTCAGCCTGGTGCTGCGCAGGAAGGATCTGGCGCTGCTGCAGCTCGACGGCCAGTCCTGA
- a CDS encoding Tex family protein yields MNDPLSRIIATELQARPEQVDSAIRLLDEGNTVPFIARYRKEVTGGLDDTQLRQLETRLGYLRELEDRRQTILKSIDEQGKLTEQLAGAINATLSKTELEDLYLPYKPKRRTRGQIAIEAGLEPLADTLWQDPQQQPEQLAERYVDADKGVADVKAALDGARYILMERFAEDAALLAKVRDYLWKNAHLVSKVVEGKEEEGAKFRDYFDHHEPISQVPSHRALAMFRGRNEGVLQLALNADPQFEEAPRESQAELIIINHLNLRLNNAPADAWRKAVVNWTWRIKVLLHLETELMGTVRERAEDEAINVFARNMHDLLMAAPAGMRATMGLDPGLRTGVKVAVVDATGKLVATDTVYPHTGQAAKAAAIVAALCIKHNVELVAIGNGTASRETERFYLDLQKQFGDVRAQKVIVSEAGASVYSASELAAQEFPDLDVSLRGAVSIARRLQDPLAELVKIDPKSIGVGQYQHDVSQSQLAKKLDSVVEDCVNAVGVDLNTASVPLLTRVAGLTRMMAQNIVNWRDENGRFSNREQLLKVSRLGPKAFEQCAGFLRINHGDNPLDASTVHPEAYPVVQRILAATEQALQDLMGNASAVRSLKAVDFTDDKFGVPTVTDILKELEKPGRDPRPEFKTATFAEGVETLNDLQPGMILEGSVTNVTNFGAFVDIGVHQDGLVHISSLADKFVEDPHTVVKAGDIVKVKVMEVDLQRKRIALSMRLDEQPGEGSPRRGGNAPAQTRDNANRSAGGNKAKPRNAAPAGNSAMGDALAAAFGKKR; encoded by the coding sequence ATGAATGACCCACTGAGCCGCATTATTGCAACAGAACTGCAGGCCCGGCCGGAGCAAGTCGACTCCGCCATCCGTCTGCTGGATGAAGGTAATACCGTGCCCTTTATTGCACGCTATCGTAAGGAAGTCACCGGGGGCCTGGACGACACCCAACTGCGCCAGCTGGAAACCCGCCTGGGTTATCTGCGTGAACTGGAAGATCGTCGCCAGACCATCCTGAAGTCGATCGATGAACAGGGCAAACTGACTGAACAATTGGCGGGGGCGATCAACGCCACGCTGAGCAAGACCGAACTCGAAGACCTCTACCTGCCGTACAAACCGAAGCGCCGCACCCGTGGCCAGATCGCCATCGAAGCCGGCCTGGAACCGCTGGCGGATACGCTGTGGCAGGATCCGCAACAGCAGCCGGAACAACTGGCTGAACGCTACGTCGACGCCGACAAGGGCGTGGCGGACGTGAAAGCCGCCCTCGACGGCGCGCGCTATATCCTGATGGAGCGCTTCGCCGAAGACGCCGCGCTGCTGGCCAAGGTGCGCGACTACCTGTGGAAAAACGCCCATCTGGTGTCCAAAGTGGTCGAAGGCAAGGAAGAAGAAGGCGCCAAGTTCCGCGACTATTTTGATCACCACGAACCGATTTCTCAGGTGCCTTCACACCGCGCGCTGGCGATGTTCCGCGGCCGCAACGAAGGCGTGCTGCAGCTGGCGCTGAACGCCGATCCGCAGTTTGAGGAAGCGCCGCGCGAAAGCCAGGCGGAGCTGATCATCATCAATCACCTCAACCTGCGCCTGAACAACGCCCCGGCCGACGCCTGGCGCAAGGCGGTGGTCAACTGGACCTGGCGCATCAAGGTGTTGCTGCACCTGGAAACCGAGCTGATGGGCACGGTGCGCGAGCGCGCGGAAGATGAAGCAATCAACGTTTTCGCCCGCAACATGCATGATCTGCTGATGGCCGCGCCGGCCGGCATGCGCGCCACCATGGGCCTCGATCCGGGCCTGCGCACCGGGGTGAAAGTCGCCGTGGTCGACGCGACCGGCAAGCTGGTCGCCACCGACACCGTCTACCCGCACACCGGGCAAGCGGCGAAAGCCGCCGCCATCGTCGCGGCGCTGTGCATCAAACACAACGTGGAGCTGGTGGCCATCGGCAACGGCACCGCTTCACGTGAAACCGAGCGCTTCTATCTCGACCTGCAAAAGCAGTTCGGCGACGTCCGGGCGCAAAAAGTGATCGTCAGCGAAGCGGGCGCGTCGGTGTATTCCGCGTCTGAACTGGCGGCGCAGGAATTCCCGGATCTCGACGTATCGCTGCGCGGCGCGGTGTCCATCGCTCGCCGCCTGCAGGATCCGCTGGCGGAGCTGGTGAAGATCGACCCGAAATCCATCGGCGTCGGCCAGTATCAGCACGACGTCAGCCAGAGCCAGCTGGCGAAGAAACTGGACTCGGTGGTGGAAGACTGCGTAAACGCCGTCGGCGTCGATCTGAACACCGCGTCGGTGCCGTTGCTGACCCGCGTGGCCGGCCTGACGCGCATGATGGCGCAGAACATCGTCAACTGGCGCGACGAGAACGGCCGCTTCAGCAACCGTGAACAGCTGCTGAAGGTCAGCCGTCTGGGGCCGAAGGCCTTCGAACAGTGCGCCGGCTTCCTGCGCATCAACCACGGCGACAACCCGCTGGATGCTTCTACCGTTCACCCGGAAGCCTATCCGGTGGTGCAACGCATCCTGGCCGCCACCGAGCAGGCGCTGCAGGATCTGATGGGCAACGCCTCCGCAGTGCGCAGCCTGAAAGCGGTTGATTTCACCGACGACAAGTTCGGCGTGCCGACGGTCACCGACATTCTGAAAGAGCTGGAGAAGCCGGGCCGCGATCCGCGTCCGGAGTTCAAAACCGCCACCTTCGCCGAAGGCGTGGAAACCCTCAACGATCTGCAGCCGGGCATGATCCTGGAAGGCTCGGTGACCAACGTCACCAACTTCGGCGCCTTCGTGGATATCGGCGTGCATCAGGACGGCCTGGTGCACATCTCCTCGCTGGCGGACAAATTCGTCGAAGATCCGCACACCGTGGTGAAGGCCGGCGACATCGTCAAAGTGAAGGTGATGGAAGTCGATCTGCAGCGTAAACGCATTGCGCTGAGCATGCGCCTGGATGAGCAACCGGGCGAGGGTTCACCGCGTCGCGGCGGCAACGCGCCTGCCCAGACGCGCGACAACGCCAACCGTTCGGCAGGCGGCAACAAGGCCAAACCGCGCAACGCGGCGCCGGCCGGCAACAGCGCCATGGGCGACGCGCTGGCGGCGGCATTCGGCAAGAAACGCTAA
- the greB gene encoding transcription elongation factor GreB has product MRTQLITREGYDKLKQELDYLWREERPEVTKKVTWAASLGDRSENADYQYNKKRLREIDRRVRYLTKCLEQLKIVDYSPQQEGKVFFGAWVEVENEDGETKRFRIVGYDEIFGRKDYISIDAPMARALLKKEVGDVATVNTPLGEAQWYVNEINYPK; this is encoded by the coding sequence ATGAGAACTCAACTGATAACCCGTGAAGGGTATGACAAGCTCAAACAAGAGCTGGATTACCTCTGGCGCGAAGAACGCCCCGAGGTGACCAAGAAAGTGACCTGGGCCGCCAGCCTGGGCGACAGAAGCGAAAACGCCGATTACCAGTACAACAAGAAGCGGCTGCGCGAGATCGATCGTCGCGTCCGCTATCTGACCAAATGCCTGGAGCAGTTGAAGATCGTCGATTATTCACCGCAGCAGGAAGGCAAAGTGTTCTTCGGCGCCTGGGTCGAGGTGGAGAACGAAGACGGCGAAACCAAACGCTTTCGCATCGTCGGTTACGACGAGATTTTCGGCCGCAAGGATTACATCTCCATCGATGCGCCGATGGCGCGCGCCCTGCTGAAAAAAGAGGTCGGGGACGTCGCCACCGTCAATACCCCGCTGGGCGAGGCGCAGTGGTACGTTAACGAGATAAACTACCCGAAGTAA
- the cbpA gene encoding curved DNA-binding protein, protein MEFKDYYATMGVEPNADLKTIKTAYRRLARKYHPDVSTEDDAESKFKEVAEAYEVLKDEERRAEYDQIRQHRNDPNFGRQARGDRGGYQQSASWHGGGADAQDFSDFFESMFGGRAAGGHRSASHSHGGHGFRGQDLEMEVPLFLEETLHGQSREISYTLPVYDELGRQVSEASKTLNVKIPAGVGDGERIRLKGQGVAGVGGGQNGDLYLVIRLAPHPLFEIDGHNLSIVAPLAPWEAALGASIEVPTLTGKIALTVPAGSQSGKRLRVKGKGLAGKKEPGDLYVILKVVMPPKPNEKASALWRELAEQAAFNPRAEWE, encoded by the coding sequence ATGGAATTTAAAGATTACTACGCCACGATGGGCGTTGAGCCCAACGCCGATCTGAAAACCATCAAAACGGCCTACCGTCGGCTGGCGCGTAAATATCACCCTGACGTGAGCACTGAAGACGATGCCGAAAGCAAGTTCAAGGAAGTGGCCGAAGCCTATGAGGTGCTGAAGGACGAGGAGCGCCGCGCCGAGTACGATCAGATCCGGCAGCACCGCAACGATCCGAACTTTGGCCGCCAGGCGCGCGGCGATCGCGGCGGCTATCAGCAGAGCGCTTCATGGCACGGCGGCGGCGCCGACGCGCAAGACTTCTCCGATTTCTTCGAAAGCATGTTCGGCGGGCGGGCGGCGGGCGGGCATCGCTCTGCTTCGCACTCGCACGGCGGGCATGGCTTCCGCGGCCAGGATCTGGAGATGGAGGTGCCACTGTTCCTCGAGGAAACGCTGCATGGTCAAAGCCGCGAGATCTCCTACACGCTGCCGGTGTACGACGAACTGGGGCGGCAGGTAAGCGAAGCCAGCAAGACGCTGAACGTGAAAATTCCGGCCGGCGTGGGCGACGGCGAGCGCATTCGCCTCAAGGGGCAGGGCGTTGCCGGCGTGGGCGGCGGCCAGAACGGTGACCTGTATCTGGTCATCCGCCTTGCGCCGCACCCGCTGTTTGAGATAGACGGCCACAACCTGAGCATCGTGGCGCCGCTCGCTCCGTGGGAAGCGGCGCTCGGCGCCAGCATTGAGGTGCCGACGCTGACCGGCAAAATCGCGCTGACCGTGCCGGCCGGCAGCCAGAGCGGCAAACGGCTGCGGGTCAAGGGCAAAGGGTTGGCGGGCAAGAAAGAGCCCGGTGACCTGTACGTTATTCTCAAGGTGGTGATGCCGCCGAAGCCGAACGAGAAGGCCAGCGCCCTGTGGCGGGAACTGGCTGAACAGGCGGCGTTCAACCCGCGCGCGGAATGGGAGTAA
- a CDS encoding chaperone modulator CbpM, with product MMKKEITFTVVELCQRGEISEDELVEIVGLGVIVPLEPAQPRWEFDYPALSHLQRARRLRAELDLDWPGIAMALTLLDRVDALQQENRQLRRQLARFLQTS from the coding sequence ATGATGAAAAAAGAGATCACATTCACCGTGGTGGAATTGTGTCAGAGGGGGGAGATTTCAGAGGACGAGCTGGTCGAGATCGTCGGCCTGGGCGTTATCGTGCCGCTGGAGCCGGCGCAGCCGCGCTGGGAGTTTGATTATCCGGCGCTGAGCCACCTGCAGCGCGCGCGCAGGCTGCGGGCCGAGCTGGATCTGGATTGGCCGGGGATCGCCATGGCGCTGACGCTGCTCGACCGGGTTGATGCGCTACAGCAAGAGAACCGGCAGTTGCGCCGGCAGCTGGCGCGTTTCCTGCAAACTTCCTGA
- the ompR gene encoding osmolarity response regulator transcription factor OmpR, with translation MQENHKILVVDDDMRLRALLERYLTEQGFQVRSVANAEQMDRLLTRESFHLMVLDLMLPGEDGLSICRRLRSQSNPMPIIMVTAKGEEVDRIVGLEIGADDYIPKPFNPRELLARIRAVLRRQANELPGAPSQEEAVIAFGKFKLNLGTREMFREDEPMPLTSGEFAVLKALVSHPREPLSRDKLMNLARGREYSAMERSIDVQISRLRRMVEEDPAHPRYIQTVWGLGYVFVPDGSKA, from the coding sequence ATGCAAGAGAATCATAAGATCCTGGTTGTCGATGATGACATGCGCCTGCGCGCGCTTTTAGAACGTTATTTAACCGAGCAGGGCTTCCAGGTTCGCAGCGTTGCCAACGCTGAGCAAATGGATCGCTTGCTGACTCGTGAATCCTTCCATTTGATGGTGCTCGATCTGATGTTGCCGGGTGAAGACGGCCTGTCCATCTGCCGCCGCCTGCGCAGCCAGAGCAACCCGATGCCAATCATTATGGTCACCGCCAAAGGCGAAGAGGTCGATCGCATCGTGGGGCTGGAAATCGGCGCCGACGACTACATTCCTAAACCGTTCAACCCGCGTGAGCTGTTGGCTCGTATCCGCGCGGTGCTGCGCCGTCAGGCGAACGAACTGCCGGGCGCGCCTTCGCAGGAAGAGGCGGTGATCGCGTTCGGCAAATTCAAACTGAACCTCGGCACCCGCGAGATGTTCCGCGAAGACGAACCGATGCCGTTGACCAGCGGCGAGTTCGCGGTACTGAAGGCGCTGGTCAGCCACCCGCGTGAACCGCTGTCGCGCGATAAGCTGATGAACCTGGCGCGTGGCCGCGAATACAGCGCCATGGAACGCTCCATCGACGTGCAGATCTCTCGCCTGCGCCGCATGGTTGAAGAAGATCCGGCGCATCCGCGTTATATCCAGACCGTGTGGGGTCTCGGCTATGTCTTCGTACCGGACGGCAGCAAGGCATGA
- the envZ gene encoding two-component system sensor histidine kinase EnvZ, producing MRRLRFSPRSSFARTLLLIVTLLFVSLVTTYLVVLNFAILPSLQQFNKVLAYEVRMLMTDRLQLEDGTLLEVPPAFRREIYRELGISLYTNSAAEESGLRWAQHYQFLSQQMAQQLGGPTDVRVEVNKNSPVVWLKTWLQPDIWVRVPLTEIHQGDFSPLFRYTLAIMLLAIGGAWLFIRIQNRPLVELEHAALQVGKGIIPPPLREYGASEVRSVTRAFNQMASGVKQLADDRTLLMAGVSHDLRTPLTRIRLATEMMSAEDGYLAESINKDIEECNAIIEQFIDYLRTGQEMPTESSDLNAILGEVVAAESGYERVIETALSPGELMMNVHPLSIKRAAVNMVVNAARYGNGWIKVSSGRELQRGWFQVEDDGPGIKPEELKHLLQPFVRGDSARSTSGTGLGLAIVQRIIDAHDGELDIGTSERGGLLIRAYIPLPMEKKESTNGHQTARENA from the coding sequence ATGAGGCGATTGCGCTTTTCACCGCGTAGCTCGTTTGCCCGAACCCTGTTGTTGATCGTCACCTTGCTGTTCGTCAGCCTGGTGACGACCTATCTGGTGGTGCTGAACTTCGCCATCCTGCCCAGCCTGCAGCAGTTCAACAAAGTATTGGCCTACGAAGTGCGTATGCTGATGACCGATCGGCTGCAGCTGGAAGACGGCACGTTGCTGGAAGTGCCGCCGGCGTTCCGCCGTGAGATCTACCGCGAACTGGGCATCTCTCTCTACACCAACTCGGCGGCGGAGGAGAGCGGCCTGCGCTGGGCGCAGCACTACCAGTTCCTCAGCCAGCAGATGGCGCAGCAGCTCGGCGGGCCAACCGATGTGCGGGTGGAGGTGAACAAGAACTCCCCGGTGGTGTGGCTGAAAACCTGGCTGCAGCCCGATATCTGGGTGCGCGTGCCGCTGACGGAAATCCACCAGGGCGACTTCTCGCCGCTGTTCCGCTATACGCTGGCGATCATGCTGCTGGCGATCGGCGGCGCCTGGCTGTTTATTCGTATTCAAAACCGCCCGCTGGTGGAGCTGGAACATGCGGCGCTGCAGGTGGGCAAGGGCATTATTCCGCCGCCGCTGCGCGAGTATGGCGCTTCCGAAGTGCGGTCGGTGACTCGCGCATTCAATCAGATGGCGTCGGGCGTCAAACAGCTGGCGGATGACCGCACGTTGCTGATGGCCGGGGTCAGCCACGACCTGCGCACGCCGTTGACGCGCATCCGGCTGGCGACGGAGATGATGAGCGCCGAAGACGGCTATCTGGCCGAGTCGATCAATAAAGACATCGAAGAGTGCAACGCCATCATCGAGCAGTTCATCGATTATCTGCGCACCGGGCAGGAAATGCCGACCGAAAGCAGCGATCTGAACGCCATTTTAGGCGAAGTGGTCGCGGCCGAGAGCGGCTATGAGCGGGTGATTGAAACCGCGCTGTCGCCGGGCGAGCTGATGATGAATGTGCATCCGCTGTCGATTAAGCGGGCGGCGGTGAATATGGTGGTGAACGCGGCGCGTTACGGCAACGGCTGGATCAAGGTCAGCAGCGGCCGTGAGCTGCAGCGCGGTTGGTTCCAGGTGGAAGATGACGGTCCGGGCATCAAACCGGAAGAGTTGAAGCACCTGTTGCAGCCGTTCGTACGCGGTGACAGCGCGCGCAGCACCAGCGGCACCGGTCTGGGGCTGGCGATCGTGCAGCGCATTATCGACGCGCATGACGGCGAACTGGATATCGGCACCAGCGAGCGCGGCGGGCTGTTGATCCGCGCGTATATTCCGTTGCCGATGGAGAAAAAAGAGTCGACCAACGGCCATCAAACGGCCAGGGAAAACGCCTGA
- a CDS encoding type II toxin-antitoxin system VapC family toxin, producing the protein MIIIDTNVISETLRPSPYYNVINWLNEKDNDELYLSAIVLAELFSGVACMPDGKRQRDLKLKLADAIELKFEGQILPFDGLCAMQYAELTARNRLLGKAMSMPDTQIAATCLHYGAALATRNTKDFLHCGIELIDPWQAPTGRRLHEDAAEYYVMSRKS; encoded by the coding sequence ATGATCATTATCGACACCAACGTCATTTCAGAAACGCTGCGTCCCAGCCCGTACTACAACGTCATTAACTGGTTAAATGAAAAGGACAATGACGAGCTCTATCTCAGCGCCATTGTCCTCGCCGAACTGTTCAGCGGCGTGGCCTGCATGCCTGACGGCAAGCGCCAGCGGGATCTCAAGCTGAAATTGGCGGACGCCATTGAATTGAAGTTCGAGGGGCAGATATTACCGTTTGATGGGCTGTGCGCGATGCAATACGCGGAATTGACGGCAAGGAATCGGCTGCTGGGTAAAGCGATGAGCATGCCGGATACCCAAATCGCCGCCACCTGCCTGCATTACGGCGCCGCCCTGGCCACCCGCAATACTAAAGACTTCCTCCACTGCGGCATCGAGTTAATCGATCCGTGGCAGGCGCCGACCGGCCGTCGGTTGCATGAAGATGCGGCGGAATACTACGTGATGAGCAGAAAGTCCTGA